A single genomic interval of Anopheles marshallii chromosome 2, idAnoMarsDA_429_01, whole genome shotgun sequence harbors:
- the LOC128718754 gene encoding zinc finger protein 845-like, whose amino-acid sequence MDAKKVCNTTDPKNYCRICVIEVNDPMDEYYPLHEALKENVTISLQIVLEKLFPAVFNEAQVQHDYSRNWPKAVCRKCKLKVQDAYELYESCLDSCNKLQKKVFCKENFMEEVAILNSVVCDVDVPTEVFVKCELVSESVEDPPELLIVSRRSGKTHKTEVKETARPKQTSANIKEEMNELTSEEMGDENDAEYLEENNSEQEWEPPTRKSRKPKATKQKVATVSRERKRREKKTKAKQQDKEQEEPLESSTEIFRCQLCNGPTYASPNELTDHLKAEHSGQIRSCDKCPKVFVSEQTFQHHQYCHATGRSFFCTFCDKGFQTELLLKSHVLFHTQDTKFLCAICGKRFANKGTLQMHMQLHDDKKSHPCSLCPSRFKTKTNLSVHMRTHTNNKIYTCATCGSQFNKHYSMVKHQIIHTGERPFVCDVCPMRFVSPYHVKRHMLTHTGEKPYKCSYCDRSFAQSNVLVMHMRTHYGTNTYQCDRCDASFRLLKDLRNHYKEHYNESEKGIGPSPVVDDKDIRFRSTDILKLRYRKEMSKTLSLKREADEDPDANCYFVSPYHLKRHMLTHTGEKPYKCTYCDRSFAQSNVLVKHMRTHIGDNPYQCDRCDASFRLLKDLRNHFKEHYVESEKGIGPSPVINDKDIRFTSTDILKLRYRKEMSQLSLKGELFRVISSYTMDIGNSTDSKILLDCCRICVSNCDALNCIHEGTDHVSSLSLHCMLVKLFPAVFNQEQMQHDRSINWPTAICKDCKCKVINAYDLYEQCERSSYLLNQQQLTVISGGLANEEYLNKPSDGVPLVTEEVCNLQLVKHDHDMICPSTISGNNNCNAYDVLHGKCVTDIDMSAQQQLKTGGVGIRHCEHCPKVFVTQTSFEQHQYCHATGRSYFCTFCDKGFQTEKLQFNNKSNLRQHIIGHSGDKPWACNLCPCRFSTKVRGLLDCSTMDVEEVWHSTDLLSCCRICVEQVDDYFSLHEAVDENATTSLQIVLEKLFPAVFNEAQVQHDYSMNWPTTICRDCKQKVQDAYELYKSCLDSCNKLQKNDFGKEKFDEEVSILHPVVCDVGVPTDEFVECELVLESAEVPQESLTASRRSVKTRKTTVKETLATSTKQVSITIKHENKEDVPIKKELMDENDAEYLEEKNPEPDWESPKRKRKNVTSVKVKTLVVATRERKKREQKVETNQNDSAEEVLLESKIEVHPCQLCDGLTFASPIDLSDHLKAEHSSQIRSCDKCPKVFVSEQTFQHHQYCHATGRSFFCTFCDKGFQTELLLKNHLKSHTRDPKFLCSICGKGFASKSSLQKHIIFHTDSKSWPCSLCPCRFNTKACLNVHMRTHTNNKIYTCATCGSQFNKHYSMVKHQIIHTGERPFVCDLCPMRFVSQYHVKRHMLTHTGEKPYKCTYCDRSFAQSNVLVKHMRTHIGDNPYQCDRCDASFRLLKDLRNHFKEHYVESEKGIGPSPVVDDKDIRFTSTEILRLRFQKEMGQRDS is encoded by the exons atggatgcgaaaaaagtttgtaataCAACGGACCCAAAAAACTATTGCCGTATATGCGTGATAGAAGTGAATGATCCCATGGATGAATATTATCCCTTGCACGAAGCACTGAAAGAAAACGTTACGATAAGCTTGCAAATCGTGCTGGAGAAGTTATTTCCAGCTGTGTTCAATGAGGCACAAGTACAGCACGACTACAGCAGGAACTGGCCAAAGGCGGTATGTCGAAAGTGTAAGCTGAAAGTGCAAGATGCATATGAACTGTACGAGAGCTGCCTTGATAGCTGTAATAAGCTGCAGAAGAAAGTTTTTTGCAAAGAGAATTTTATGGAAGAGGTTGCAATCCTTAATTCTGTAGTTTGCGATGTGGATGTACCGACGGAAGTATTCGTTAAATGTGAGCTTGTTTCAGAAAGTGTGGAGGATCCACCAGAACTCCTTATCGTTTCACGACGATCCGGGAAAACGCACAAAACTGAAGTGAAGGAAACAGCGAGACCTAAACAAACTTCCGCCAACATCAAGGAAGAAATGAATGAGTTAACAAGCGAAGAAATGGGGGACGAAAATGATGCAGAATATCTTGAAGAAAACAATTCTGAACAAGAATGGGAACCACCAACACGTAAGAGCAGAAAACCTAAAGCCACCAAACAGAAAGTAGCAACAGTTTCACGGGAACGGaaaaggagagagaaaaaaacaaaggccAAGCAGCAGGACAAGGAACAGGAAGAACCACTGGAATCCAGTACGGAAATATTTCGTTGCCAGTTGTGCAACGGGCCTACATATGCATCGCCAAACGAGTTGACCGACCACTTGAAGGCGGAACATTCGGGTCAGATACGATCCTGTGACAAGTGTCCGAAGGTTTTCGTTAGCGAGCAAACCTTCCAGCATCATCAGTACTGTCACGCTACGGGACGTTCGTTCTTCTGCACGTTTTGTGACAAGGGTTTCCAGACGGAGCTTCTTCTAAAGAGTCATGTTCTGTTTCATACGCAAGACACGAAGTTTCTGTGTGCTATATGTGGGAAACGCTTTGCAAATAAAGGGACTCTTCAAATGCATATGCAGCTGCATGACGATAAAAAATCCCACCCTTGCAGTTTATGTCCGAGCCGTTTTAAGACAAAAA CTAACTTAAGTGTTCATATGCGAACACACACGAATAACAAGATTTACACTTGTGCGACTTGCGGTTCACAGTTTAACAAGCATTATTCGATGGTGAAGCATCAGATAATTCACACCG gaGAGcgtccgtttgtgtgtgatgtATGTCCCATGAG ATTCGTTTCGCCGTACCATGTGAAGCGCCACATGCTCACGCATACGGGAGAAAAGCCTTACAAATGCAGCTACTGCGATCGTAGCTTCGCACAAAGTAATGTTTTGGTGATGCATATGCGAACGCACTATGGTACCAATACGTACCAGTGTGATCGTTGTGACGCATCCTTTCGGCTGCTAAAAGATCTTCGGAATCACTATAAAGAGCATTATAACGAAAGTGAGAAAGGTATTGGCCCTTCGCCAGTTGTGGACGATAAGGATATTCGTTTCAGAAGCACGGATATACTGAAGTTACGATATCGGAAAGAAATGAGTAAAACATTGAGTCTTAAAAGAGAGGCAGACGAAGACCCGGATGCCAATTGCTA TTTCGTTTCACCGTATCATTTAAAGCGTCACATGCTCACGCATACGGGAGAAAAGCCTTACAAATGCACCTACTGTGATCGTAGCTTCGCACAAAGTAATGTTTTGGTAAAACATATGCGTACACACATCGGAGACAATCCGTACCAGTGTGATCGTTGTGACGCATCCTTCCGGCTGCTGAAAGATCTTCGCAACCACTTCAAAGAACACTATGTCGAAAGCGAGAAGGGAATTGGTCCTTCGCCGGTGATAAACGACAAGGACATTCGGTTTACTAGTACAGATATTCTGAAGCTACGATACCGTAAGGAGATGAGTCAACTTAGTCTAAAGGGTGAG TTATTTAGAGTGATATCGTCTTATACAATGGACATAGGAAACAGTACCGATTCGAAAATACTGCTAGACTGTTGCCGTATTTGTGTTTCAAACTGTGATGCACTAAACTGCATTCACGAAGGGACAGACCATGTAAGTTCCCTTAGCTTACACTGCATGTTGGTAAAGCTGTTTCCAGCTGTATTCAACCAGGAACAGATGCAGCATGACCGCAGCATCAATTGGCCGACTGCCATCTGCAAAGACTGTAAATGCAAAGTGATTAATGCGTACGACTTGTATGAACAATGTGAAAGGAGTAGCTATTTGTTGAACCAGCAACAGCTCACAGTGATCAGTGGCGGGTTGGCAAACGAGGAATATTTAAACAAGCCTTCGGACGGAGTACCACTAGTAACGGAAGAAGTATGTAATCTACAGCTCGTTAAGCATGACCACGACATGATTTGTCCATCTACAATATCTGGAAACAATAACTGTAACGCATACGACGTGTTGCATGGGAAATGTGTGACGGACATCGATATGTCGGCCCAGCAACAGCTCAAAACGGGCGGTGTTGGG ATTCGTCATTGTGAACACTGCCCGAAGGTGTTCGTGACGCAAACCTCCTTCGAACAGCATCAATACTGCCATGCAACAGGACGATCCTACTTCTGCACATTTTGTGACAAAGGATTTCAAACCGAGAAGCTGC AGTTTAACAACAAGAGTAATCTGCGCCAACACATAATTGGGCATTCGGGTGACAAACCGTGGGCATGCAATCTGTGTCCTTGTCGCTTCAGCACAAAAG TGCGTGGATTGCTGGATTGTTCAACGATGGATGTGGAAGAGGTTTGGCATTCAACAGATCTATTAAGCTGTTGCCGCATATGCGTGGAACAAGTGGATGACTATTTTTCCTTGCACGAAGCGGTCGATGAAAATGCTACGACAAGCTTGCAGATCGTTCTGGAGAAGTTATTTCCAGCTGTGTTCAATGAGGCACAAGTGCAGCACGACTACAGCATGAACTGGCCAACAACGATATGTCGAGATTGTAAGCAGAAAGTACAAGATGCATACGAACTGTACAAGAGCTGCCTTGATAGTTGCAATAAGCTTCAGAAGAATGATTTTGGCAAAGAGAAGTTTGACGAAGAGGTATCAATCCTGCATCCGGTGGTTTGCGATGTCGGTGTTCCGACGGACGAGTTTGTTGAATGTGAGCTTGTTCTAGAAAGCGCTGAGGTACCGCAAGAATCACTTACTGCTTCTCGAAGATCCGTAAAAACGCGCAAAACCACAGTAAAAGAAACATTGGCAACTTCAACGAAGCAAGTATCAATCACCattaaacatgaaaacaaGGAGGATGTGCCCATAAAAAAAGAGCTAATGGACGAAAATGATGCAGAATATCTAGAGGAAAAGAATCCCGAGCCTGATTGGGAATCACCAAAGCGTAAGAGAAAAAATGTCACATCTGTTAAGGTAAAAACATTAGTGGTTGCTACTCGGGAACGGAAAAAAAGAGAGCAGAAAGTAGAAACGAACCAGAATGATAGTGCGGAGGAAGTATTACTGGAATCAAAGATAGAAGTACATCCTTGTCAACTATGCGATGGGCTTACTTTTGCGTCACCAATCGATCTGTCCGATCATCTGAAGGCGGAACATTCGAGTCAGATACGATCCTGTGACAAGTGTCCGAAGGTTTTCGTTAGCGAGCAAACCTTCCAGCATCATCAGTACTGTCACGCTACGGGGCGTTCGTTCTTCTGCACGTTTTGTGACAAGGGTTTCCAGACGGAGCTTCTTCTAAAAAATCACCTTAAATCACATACGCGAGACCCGAAATTCCTGTGTTCTATTTGTGGAAAGGGCTTTGCAAGTAAAAGCAGTCTGCAGAAACACATCATATTCCACACAGATAGCAAATCTTGGCCTTGCAGCTTATGCCCATGTCGTTTCAATACAAAAG CCTGCTTAAATGTGCATATGCGAACACACACGAATAACAAGATTTACACTTGCGCGACTTGCGGTTCACAGTTTAACAAGCATTATTCGATGGTGAAGCATCAGATAATTCACACAG GCGAGcgtccgtttgtgtgtgatcTATGTCCCATGag GTTCGTTTCCCAGTACCATGTGAAGCGCCACATGCTCACGCATACGGGAGAAAAGCCTTACAAATGCACCTACTGTGATCGTAGCTTCGCACAAAGTAATGTTTTGGTAAAACATATGCGTACACACATCGGAGACAATCCGTACCAGTGTGATCGTTGTGACGCATCCTTTCGGCTGCTGAAAGATCTTCGCAACCACTTCAAAGAACACTATGTCGAAAGCGAGAAGGGAATTGGTCCTTCGCCGGTGGTGGACGACAAGGATATTCGGTTTACTAGTACCGAAATATTGCGGCTAAgattccaaaaagaaatgGGTCAAAGGGATAGTTAA